The following are encoded together in the uncultured Sphaerochaeta sp. genome:
- a CDS encoding GntR family transcriptional regulator, with product MAKIEPKLEFSLDVKSGVPFYKQIIFQVEMAIADGRLGKGSQLPTVRALAVDLSVNPNTVARAYAEMEIRNIVVTQQGSGTYISDKEVSIDGIERERILSQITKEYITKASSYGFQPSELIAAIKDMGNEVHTQGE from the coding sequence GTGGCCAAGATCGAGCCGAAGTTGGAATTCAGTCTGGATGTAAAGAGTGGTGTGCCTTTCTATAAGCAGATCATCTTCCAGGTGGAGATGGCCATTGCCGATGGCAGACTGGGGAAGGGCTCCCAGCTTCCTACTGTTCGAGCACTGGCGGTGGATTTAAGCGTCAACCCGAACACGGTTGCCAGAGCATACGCAGAGATGGAAATCAGGAACATCGTGGTGACACAACAAGGTTCAGGAACTTACATCAGTGATAAGGAAGTCAGTATTGATGGGATCGAACGGGAACGTATCCTTTCCCAGATCACCAAGGAATATATCACAAAAGCTTCCTCCTATGGATTCCAGCCGAGCGAATTGATCGCGGCCATCAAAGACATGGGAAATGAAGTACATACACAAGGGGAATAA
- a CDS encoding slipin family protein, producing the protein MNLYKKKIERIKNMKGFTLKKDFNYGALSFLVLALFLAGGAILQLLLYPNMSHEAIVMVSTAAFSAAIIIALFPLWALVMAIILILWVYVIGEISLYLYPITAFSSLGLLISSSFQLVYHWDKVIILRLGKFQTVRGPGLFFLIPLIDRAAEFIDTRIRATDFSAEKTLTKDTVPVHVDALAFWMIWDAKKAILEVEDYTEAVILSAQTALRDSIGKHYLRSLLSEREELGREIQQALDAKTNPWGVTILSIEITDIIIPKELENALSKQAQAEREKESRIILGAAEVEIAKKFTEASAEYANDPIALQLRSMNMVYEGIRQNNSMMLMPASILDHMDFGAVMGTAAMQKTEQAKRNSEKEVPEDEHDQN; encoded by the coding sequence ATGAACCTGTACAAGAAAAAAATTGAACGTATCAAGAACATGAAAGGGTTTACCCTGAAGAAGGACTTCAACTATGGAGCTCTCTCCTTCTTGGTGTTGGCACTCTTTCTCGCAGGAGGTGCCATTCTGCAACTCCTGCTCTATCCCAACATGTCCCATGAGGCTATTGTCATGGTCAGCACCGCGGCTTTTTCTGCTGCCATCATTATAGCACTCTTCCCACTATGGGCTTTGGTAATGGCCATTATCCTCATCCTTTGGGTCTATGTAATCGGGGAAATCTCTCTCTATCTCTATCCTATAACCGCTTTCTCCTCACTTGGACTTCTTATCTCATCCTCTTTCCAGTTGGTCTACCACTGGGACAAGGTCATCATTCTGAGATTGGGTAAGTTTCAGACAGTCAGGGGCCCTGGACTATTTTTTCTTATCCCCCTAATTGACCGGGCTGCTGAGTTCATCGATACCCGTATCAGGGCAACAGATTTCAGTGCCGAGAAAACACTTACCAAGGATACGGTTCCTGTCCATGTCGATGCCTTGGCTTTCTGGATGATCTGGGATGCAAAGAAGGCCATTCTGGAAGTAGAGGATTACACTGAGGCAGTCATCCTCTCCGCCCAGACAGCACTCCGCGATTCTATCGGCAAGCACTACCTGAGAAGTCTACTCAGCGAACGTGAAGAGCTTGGACGGGAGATACAACAAGCCCTTGATGCCAAGACCAATCCATGGGGAGTTACCATCCTCTCAATAGAAATTACCGATATCATCATCCCAAAGGAACTGGAGAATGCGCTGAGCAAGCAAGCACAGGCTGAGCGTGAGAAGGAGTCCAGAATCATATTGGGTGCTGCAGAGGTTGAGATTGCCAAAAAATTTACCGAGGCTTCAGCTGAATACGCCAATGACCCGATCGCACTTCAACTTAGGTCGATGAACATGGTGTATGAGGGAATAAGGCAGAACAATTCAATGATGTTGATGCCGGCATCAATCCTGGACCATATGGATTTTGGGGCGGTCATGGGAACAGCAGCAATGCAGAAGACAGAACAAGCTAAACGAAACAGTGAGAAGGAAGTACCAGAAGATGAGCATGATCAGAATTGA
- a CDS encoding FtsX-like permease family protein, producing the protein MKFILQLAVKNLSRYKRRTIITAVAIAVGLMMYIIVDSILGGATLESMRNLRWYETASLRIYADGYWEDRAYLPLEASIENPESIIPLVEEEQGVATVRTTFAADMILYSDDFGEDGNMSVRVTAIDPKQDFEVYRFEDTLVEGRHLEPGEMDGVVLGSWFAEDIGAEVGYWVTLLTRGKGGFYEAFDMQIVGIVNCPNPNVNRTLIMMDITAAGTYLGMEDSVTSIDIVLPEKTNLEQAKATLQAKLPEGFSVFTWEDLARDYLALVEAKQGGTGMILFLVFIIAAVGVSNTMLMAMYERMRELGMMRALGMRDRDILLSFLFEAGGIGLIGSVVGIALGSLVNIYLVNTGFDFGFMFRDMDIGFRISSIMRGAWNFTTILKAFTAGIFLSMLVAVLPIRRALKLDIPTCLHHQ; encoded by the coding sequence ATGAAATTTATCCTGCAATTGGCAGTGAAGAATCTCAGTCGCTACAAGCGACGTACGATTATCACCGCAGTAGCCATCGCAGTAGGATTGATGATGTACATCATCGTTGATTCCATTCTCGGGGGGGCTACACTGGAATCGATGCGCAACCTCCGATGGTATGAGACAGCCTCCCTGCGTATCTATGCTGATGGGTATTGGGAAGATCGTGCATATCTCCCTCTAGAGGCCAGCATAGAAAATCCTGAATCCATCATTCCATTGGTAGAGGAAGAACAAGGGGTTGCGACCGTGAGAACCACCTTCGCCGCTGATATGATTCTCTATAGTGATGATTTTGGTGAAGACGGCAATATGAGTGTCAGAGTGACGGCCATCGATCCCAAACAAGATTTTGAGGTCTATCGTTTCGAAGATACCTTGGTGGAAGGACGACACCTCGAACCAGGTGAGATGGACGGAGTGGTATTGGGCAGCTGGTTTGCTGAAGACATAGGGGCAGAGGTCGGTTACTGGGTTACCTTGCTTACCAGAGGCAAAGGAGGCTTCTACGAGGCATTCGATATGCAAATTGTCGGTATCGTGAACTGCCCCAACCCCAACGTGAACCGAACACTCATCATGATGGATATCACAGCTGCAGGCACGTACCTTGGAATGGAAGATTCGGTAACAAGTATCGATATCGTCCTCCCTGAAAAAACCAACCTTGAACAAGCGAAAGCCACATTGCAAGCAAAACTCCCTGAAGGGTTCAGTGTCTTCACCTGGGAAGATCTTGCTCGAGACTACCTGGCACTCGTGGAAGCCAAACAAGGGGGAACAGGAATGATTCTCTTCCTTGTCTTCATCATCGCAGCTGTAGGAGTCTCCAACACCATGTTGATGGCGATGTATGAGAGAATGAGAGAGCTTGGTATGATGCGTGCCCTCGGCATGAGGGACCGTGACATACTTCTCTCCTTCCTCTTTGAAGCCGGAGGCATCGGACTCATTGGGTCTGTCGTAGGAATAGCTCTGGGAAGCCTGGTAAATATCTACCTGGTGAACACAGGCTTCGACTTTGGGTTTATGTTCAGGGATATGGATATAGGGTTCAGGATTTCGAGTATCATGCGAGGAGCTTGGAACTTCACCACCATACTCAAGGCCTTCACTGCCGGTATATTCCTCTCCATGCTTGTAGCAGTCCTTCCCATCAGAAGAGCTCTGAAACTCGACATCCCCACGTGCTTGCACCATCAATAG
- a CDS encoding ferritin, which produces MLSKEIATLLNEQINKEFYSAYLYLDMANFYAEKGLFGYENWFKVQAEEEMSHAMLFRQYMLNNGHSVKLSSLADPSKSYESAKAPLVEALKHEEYVTASINTIYEEAVKQKDYRSQQFLDWFIKEQGEEEANAQENIQKFEVFGSDNRGLYMLNKELEARVFTPPSLQL; this is translated from the coding sequence ATGCTATCAAAAGAAATCGCCACTTTATTGAATGAACAAATCAACAAGGAGTTTTATTCCGCATATCTCTATCTTGATATGGCAAACTTCTATGCTGAAAAGGGACTATTCGGGTATGAGAACTGGTTCAAGGTACAAGCAGAGGAAGAGATGAGTCATGCCATGCTTTTTCGCCAGTACATGTTGAATAATGGGCACTCTGTAAAACTATCTTCCCTAGCAGATCCCAGCAAATCATACGAAAGTGCCAAGGCTCCTCTTGTTGAGGCTCTTAAGCATGAGGAATATGTTACAGCCTCCATCAACACCATCTATGAGGAAGCAGTCAAGCAAAAAGATTATCGTTCCCAGCAATTCCTTGACTGGTTCATCAAGGAGCAGGGGGAAGAGGAAGCCAATGCCCAGGAGAACATCCAGAAGTTCGAGGTCTTTGGCTCTGATAACCGAGGCCTTTACATGCTCAATAAGGAACTGGAGGCAAGAGTCTTCACTCCCCCTTCCTTGCAGCTGTAA
- a CDS encoding potassium transporter TrkG, producing MKKPLKANQYLLLGFLAIILVGSLLLRLPIAHNEGIEISYWDSLFISTSAVCVTGLVTVDVALTFSLFGRTVIALQILLGGLGFASMVISFSLLLGMNIGLSQRSFIKEAYNLSSVQGTLMVVRAVGLAALLVQGIGVFIEYFIFRSTYGPLDALGHAVFNTISAFNNAGFDLMGKYQSLSMYRHNVAMNLTTAILIIIGGTGFFVIADIVKNRNWKKLSMHSKIVVTMNSILIITGFLFYLLVEHLEPLAAFFQSVTTRTAGFNTVDIAGLSQAGLLVTIVLMFIGASPGSTGGGIKTSTTFTLFLSLGSLMFGRQTAAFKRKIGGESILKAFQVLLLSILLIGGGSFLLLLIEGSKFTFLEVLFEAVSAFATVGLSMGITTEIGTLSKLVLVVVMFAGRVGPITIATSFAKRASQLGYVEEQVFIG from the coding sequence ATGAAAAAGCCGTTGAAAGCAAACCAATATTTGCTCTTAGGCTTTCTAGCTATTATTCTGGTGGGGTCACTATTGCTGCGGCTTCCCATTGCCCACAATGAAGGAATAGAAATTTCTTATTGGGATTCACTTTTTATATCCACCAGTGCTGTTTGTGTTACCGGACTTGTCACAGTTGATGTAGCGCTGACCTTCTCTCTCTTTGGGCGCACGGTCATTGCCCTCCAGATACTATTGGGTGGTTTGGGATTTGCTTCCATGGTTATTTCCTTCTCCCTCCTGTTAGGAATGAATATTGGACTCAGCCAACGCTCCTTCATCAAGGAAGCCTACAATCTCTCATCTGTCCAAGGAACTCTGATGGTGGTGCGTGCTGTTGGTTTGGCAGCTTTGTTGGTGCAGGGTATTGGCGTGTTTATTGAATATTTCATATTCCGTTCAACATATGGTCCTCTTGATGCCTTGGGGCACGCGGTATTCAATACCATCTCTGCATTCAATAACGCCGGTTTCGACCTTATGGGAAAGTATCAGAGTCTATCCATGTACCGTCATAATGTTGCGATGAACCTTACTACAGCAATCCTCATTATCATTGGAGGTACCGGTTTCTTTGTAATCGCAGACATAGTGAAAAACCGCAATTGGAAGAAACTGAGCATGCACTCCAAGATTGTGGTGACCATGAATAGTATTCTCATTATCACCGGATTCCTGTTCTATCTCCTTGTTGAACATCTGGAACCACTCGCAGCATTTTTTCAGAGTGTCACTACCAGAACGGCTGGATTCAATACCGTGGATATAGCAGGCTTGAGTCAAGCTGGACTCCTTGTTACCATAGTCTTGATGTTCATAGGAGCCAGTCCTGGATCGACCGGTGGAGGTATCAAGACCTCCACCACCTTCACGCTGTTTCTCAGCCTTGGATCCTTGATGTTCGGTAGGCAGACAGCTGCCTTTAAGCGAAAGATTGGAGGTGAGAGTATTCTTAAGGCTTTCCAGGTCCTCTTGCTTTCCATTCTGCTCATAGGAGGAGGAAGCTTCCTGCTGTTGCTTATTGAAGGTTCAAAGTTTACGTTTCTCGAGGTTCTGTTTGAAGCGGTCTCCGCTTTTGCTACCGTTGGACTTTCAATGGGGATCACCACCGAAATTGGTACACTATCGAAGCTCGTATTGGTGGTAGTAATGTTTGCTGGAAGAGTCGGCCCTATCACCATAGCCACCAGTTTTGCAAAGAGAGCCTCACAACTGGGCTATGTTGAAGAACAGGTGTTTATTGGA
- a CDS encoding pirin family protein produces the protein MQKRPIKRITGGAVQYDGAGVKLVRVIGYNDTKDFDPFLMLDAFDSQDSEDYIKGFPWHPHRGIETVTYLIEGEIEHGDSLGNSGSINEGCCQWMTGGSGIIHQEMPQPSDRMLGCQLWINLPRKEKMTNPAYRDIRKEQIPVVKEAGGEVRVISGSYSGTKGPEEGDYVKTTYLDVKLEATQSWSLEVPSENTLFVYIVEGSLHTDGEEVPFHRAVLFGEGDTLSLASGETGVRFFLYAAKPLKEPIAWAGPIVMNTSEELRLARQELQDNTFIKHK, from the coding sequence ATGCAGAAACGACCAATCAAGCGCATCACAGGCGGAGCGGTACAGTACGACGGAGCCGGAGTCAAGTTGGTTAGGGTCATCGGATACAATGATACCAAGGATTTTGACCCATTTCTTATGCTTGATGCATTCGATTCACAAGATAGTGAAGACTATATCAAAGGATTCCCTTGGCACCCCCATCGGGGAATAGAGACGGTTACTTATCTCATTGAAGGTGAGATCGAGCATGGGGATAGCCTGGGCAACAGTGGTTCTATAAACGAGGGATGCTGCCAGTGGATGACCGGGGGTAGTGGCATCATCCACCAGGAAATGCCGCAACCCAGTGACCGTATGCTTGGATGCCAGCTCTGGATCAACCTTCCCAGGAAAGAGAAGATGACCAATCCTGCATATCGGGATATCAGGAAAGAACAAATCCCTGTGGTAAAGGAAGCTGGGGGTGAGGTCAGGGTCATCAGTGGTTCCTACAGTGGGACAAAGGGTCCTGAGGAAGGTGATTATGTAAAAACCACCTATCTGGACGTCAAACTGGAGGCCACCCAATCCTGGTCCCTGGAGGTCCCCTCTGAGAATACGCTGTTTGTATATATTGTAGAGGGATCGTTACACACTGATGGGGAGGAGGTACCTTTCCATAGGGCAGTACTCTTTGGAGAAGGAGACACCCTCTCCCTCGCATCTGGAGAAACAGGTGTTCGTTTCTTTCTCTATGCGGCAAAACCGTTGAAAGAGCCAATTGCCTGGGCGGGTCCTATTGTCATGAATACTTCTGAAGAACTGCGTCTTGCGCGGCAGGAACTACAGGACAATACTTTTATCAAACATAAGTAA
- a CDS encoding FtsX-like permease family protein: MTIKLPAVAFRNVFRNLRRSILSAVAIAVSAMAIMALLALLETMETDMATNLTSYYTGEVRIRHADYEKYERYNPLHLSLDAEQVLSVASAVEGVKAATARINFPANLYIDEKNNGAMGVGVDFNTEQAFVDFPAIVDEGRIPESGANELLMGKFLAHDLGLSLGDKVTMLTSTALRGSNAMTFTIVGIAAFPVGGLSAKTVYVPIDRAQYLLRMDGHTQEILLLTEDGYNERDVALAVETALEEQLSLNTETRAWKDLNMMYTFLSIAKFIYYVMGAIFFVLGSTVIINTTMMVIYERVREIGTLGALGMQGKELTRLFLLEGTFISVAGSTLGTLLGVLIVYILSKTGLNFTEAMSGVDMEVSSILFPRVNWFTALFVWIYAILISSLSTLIPSRKASKIEIVEALRYV, encoded by the coding sequence ATGACGATTAAATTACCAGCTGTAGCTTTTCGCAATGTGTTCAGGAATCTCCGTCGCTCCATCCTCTCTGCTGTAGCAATTGCTGTTTCAGCAATGGCAATCATGGCACTACTGGCATTGCTTGAGACCATGGAAACGGACATGGCTACCAATCTTACCAGCTATTACACCGGAGAGGTAAGAATCAGACATGCAGATTATGAGAAGTACGAGCGATACAACCCACTGCACCTAAGCTTGGATGCCGAACAGGTCCTCTCTGTTGCCTCTGCTGTCGAAGGAGTTAAAGCAGCTACAGCGCGGATCAACTTTCCGGCCAATCTGTACATTGATGAGAAAAACAATGGTGCCATGGGAGTCGGTGTTGATTTCAACACGGAACAGGCCTTCGTTGACTTCCCTGCCATCGTGGATGAAGGAAGAATCCCTGAATCCGGAGCCAATGAACTGTTGATGGGCAAATTCCTTGCCCATGACCTTGGGCTCTCACTGGGGGACAAGGTGACCATGCTCACATCCACCGCACTGAGGGGTTCCAATGCCATGACATTCACCATTGTCGGTATTGCGGCCTTCCCCGTGGGAGGACTGAGTGCCAAGACGGTGTATGTTCCCATTGATCGGGCCCAATACCTCCTGAGGATGGATGGGCATACCCAGGAAATCCTATTGCTCACTGAAGACGGGTATAATGAGCGGGATGTTGCACTCGCAGTGGAAACAGCCTTGGAAGAACAACTCTCACTTAATACTGAAACACGGGCATGGAAGGATCTGAATATGATGTATACATTCCTCTCCATTGCCAAGTTCATCTACTACGTGATGGGAGCCATCTTCTTTGTTCTGGGAAGCACGGTCATCATCAATACCACGATGATGGTTATCTATGAGAGAGTGCGTGAGATTGGAACCTTGGGAGCCCTGGGAATGCAAGGCAAGGAACTCACCAGGCTTTTCCTCTTGGAAGGCACCTTTATCAGCGTTGCTGGATCCACACTGGGAACCCTTCTTGGCGTATTGATTGTCTATATACTCAGCAAGACCGGACTCAATTTTACCGAGGCAATGAGTGGTGTTGATATGGAGGTATCCTCCATTCTCTTTCCTCGGGTCAACTGGTTCACTGCTCTCTTTGTATGGATCTATGCAATCCTTATCTCATCTCTCTCTACGCTCATTCCATCCAGAAAAGCTTCAAAAATAGAAATTGTGGAGGCACTACGCTATGTCTAA
- a CDS encoding ABC transporter ATP-binding protein translates to MIRIEKVSRNYKTGETVVKALKKVSLNIEAGEFLSIAGPSGSGKTTLLNLIGCIDGLDEGEIFINDAAISKMDKGEKTAFRRNNLGFIFQTYNLIPVLSAYENVSFVLSLLDVSESEVKRRTYEVLKEVGLEGMEDRRPAKLSGGQQQRIAIARALVKNPQIILADEPTANLDSKTGEEILKLMKRMNEKYHTTFIFSTHDQMVMDYASRLVQLHDGAIVSDERR, encoded by the coding sequence ATGATCAGAATTGAAAAAGTATCGAGAAACTATAAGACAGGTGAAACCGTAGTCAAGGCGTTGAAAAAAGTCTCCCTGAATATTGAAGCAGGTGAGTTTCTCTCCATTGCAGGACCCTCAGGATCCGGAAAGACCACATTGCTCAATCTTATTGGTTGTATAGATGGTCTGGATGAGGGAGAAATCTTCATCAATGATGCCGCAATCAGCAAGATGGACAAAGGAGAGAAAACCGCGTTTAGGCGAAACAATCTTGGTTTCATTTTCCAGACCTATAACTTGATCCCAGTCCTCTCAGCCTACGAGAATGTCAGCTTTGTACTCTCCTTACTTGATGTCAGTGAGAGTGAAGTCAAGAGACGCACCTATGAGGTACTCAAGGAAGTTGGTCTGGAGGGGATGGAGGACCGACGTCCCGCAAAGCTCAGCGGTGGGCAACAACAGAGAATAGCCATCGCCCGAGCGCTCGTAAAGAACCCACAGATCATCCTCGCTGATGAACCGACTGCCAATCTGGATTCCAAGACTGGCGAAGAGATTCTCAAGCTGATGAAACGCATGAACGAGAAATATCATACCACGTTCATCTTCTCCACACACGACCAGATGGTCATGGACTACGCCTCCCGCCTTGTACAACTGCATGACGGGGCCATTGTCAGTGACGAGAGGAGGTAG